The Spirosoma foliorum genome has a window encoding:
- a CDS encoding FAD-dependent oxidoreductase, protein MSFDQTTLTLYGAEWCEDSQRVKTYLEDNKLNFTYINVDLDRQSVRQVEEIQEGKRLTPTLVINETSVVNPSNAQIDSLLGLNHNHPRIRLFGADWCPDCHRAKAYLSDNGINYQYINIDVHRWAIPVLETINNGKRIIPTILINEQAYANPDNRVLRDLIGITQEAQTHLYDVAIIGGGAAGLTTAIYVQRDKFSSIVLEKKLIGGNASLTEKIENYPGFIDISGKELMNKMAEQARTYGAEIKLGVDVRKISFEDQIFHLETNLGDLTARSVVVAVGSTYKRLNIPGESDLLGAGIHFCATCDGAFYRDREVIVIGGGNSALEEGMFLARFCRKVSFVHYKPAFSATQTYTDKLTEFTNVAVYMNQTPKAFLSNEQGTFKALQVTDNTTGEVQEITADGVFLFVGLIPNTRFLAKTLDLNEQGFICTRPGSVETSVPGILAAGDCRLGAIAQVAAATGEGVVASFGVKAYLNQAMV, encoded by the coding sequence ATGAGCTTTGATCAAACGACACTAACCCTCTATGGAGCGGAATGGTGTGAAGACAGCCAACGGGTAAAAACCTACCTGGAAGATAATAAACTGAATTTCACCTATATCAACGTTGATCTCGACCGGCAATCTGTCCGGCAAGTCGAGGAAATTCAGGAAGGGAAACGGCTTACGCCCACTCTGGTTATCAATGAGACATCCGTTGTTAATCCGAGTAACGCCCAAATTGATTCGTTACTCGGCCTTAACCATAATCACCCTCGCATCCGTTTGTTTGGAGCCGATTGGTGTCCGGATTGTCACCGGGCAAAAGCCTATCTGAGCGATAATGGGATTAACTATCAGTACATTAATATTGATGTACACAGATGGGCCATACCCGTTCTGGAGACGATAAACAACGGCAAACGAATCATTCCCACCATTCTTATCAATGAACAAGCCTATGCCAACCCCGATAATAGAGTATTAAGAGACCTAATTGGCATAACTCAGGAAGCCCAGACACACCTTTACGATGTGGCTATTATTGGGGGCGGTGCTGCCGGACTAACCACGGCTATTTATGTACAGCGGGATAAGTTTTCATCCATTGTCCTGGAAAAAAAGCTCATTGGCGGCAATGCTTCATTGACCGAAAAAATTGAAAACTATCCTGGCTTTATTGACATCAGCGGAAAAGAGCTGATGAACAAAATGGCAGAACAAGCCCGAACCTATGGGGCAGAGATTAAGCTAGGAGTCGATGTTCGCAAAATCAGTTTTGAAGACCAGATTTTTCATCTCGAAACCAATCTGGGCGACCTTACGGCCCGATCCGTTGTAGTAGCCGTTGGATCGACTTACAAACGACTTAATATTCCGGGAGAATCTGATTTACTGGGTGCCGGAATTCATTTTTGCGCCACCTGCGACGGAGCCTTCTACCGCGATCGGGAGGTTATTGTTATTGGTGGGGGAAATAGTGCGCTAGAGGAAGGGATGTTTCTAGCTCGTTTTTGTCGGAAAGTATCGTTTGTTCATTATAAGCCAGCCTTTAGTGCAACCCAAACGTATACCGATAAATTAACTGAATTTACCAACGTAGCGGTCTACATGAACCAAACACCCAAGGCGTTTCTCAGTAACGAGCAGGGAACGTTTAAGGCGTTGCAGGTGACCGATAATACAACAGGTGAAGTTCAGGAAATTACTGCCGATGGTGTCTTTCTGTTTGTCGGTCTTATCCCTAATACCCGATTTCTGGCTAAGACACTTGACCTCAATGAGCAGGGATTTATTTGCACCCGCCCCGGATCAGTTGAAACATCGGTTCCCGGTATTTTGGCCGCAGGCGACTGTCGGCTAGGCGCTATTGCGCAGGTAGCCGCAGCAACTGGCGAAGGAGTGGTTGCCAGTTTTGGCGTTAAAGCTTATCTGAATCAGGCAATGGTATAA
- a CDS encoding family 20 glycosylhydrolase yields the protein MRTTFLTVLIATIIVCFTGCRSGDTPSNDEAKQIAVSWELVSNFTEIETGFDARFTLTNKSDFLLTDTNWALFFNMSPRPIVQTKDSQPATVHHINGDWYKLTPNVGFSLKPGATIDIRYEGTEAVNKLTDAPMGLYFVFYDKEGKEQNIVQVANYSVKPFTKKEQILRGKIDLEPLPTPEHTYQTNLAASLLPADKLQKIIPSPAKLTPGTGTLALSSSLPIYAEKGLESEAHFLSQKLKSLTGKDFSISSGTGKGITLKVGKVSVNGVTKEAYQLGIDGNGVSIAGSDAAGVFYGVQSLLALIPTSTYLKPSDNIALNYVQVEDAPRFEFRGMHLDVSRNFQTKETILRLLDLLAFYKVNKFLFYTTEDEGWRLEIDGLPELTQVGAQREHTSGKETAVLHPAYGSGPKAYDEGKHGSGFYTKADFIEILKYAKERHIKVIPELNLPGHARAAIKSMEARYERLMKEGKEKEANEYRLIDPDDKSVYLSAQGYTDNVVSVGRESTYHFYEKVVDEITKMYKEAGLPMDVMHAGGDEVPEGVWTKSPIAAKLLKENPSIKDPKNLQAYFFGKLRERLAKRNLEVHAWEEAVLVKAADGKLVLNPEFVGKGVVPYVWNNLFDIDLGNRMANAGYPVVLCNVSNFYFDMSYNNDPQEPGLYWAGYVDTRNNWAFAPFDMFKTTYKTSMGKPLSFDGLQKMKPEARKNIRGVESQLWSETVKGRDMAEYDILPKLLGFAESAWAPQRPWETIENRPAREKSMNTGWNVFANTLAQKDLPRLATLNGGYNYRLPLPGAIIEQGMLKANIELPGLAIRYTTNGTEPTAQSPLYTGPVKVSGTVKLKSFDASGRSSRSAIITVNQ from the coding sequence ATGCGAACTACTTTTTTGACCGTTCTCATCGCGACGATCATTGTTTGTTTTACTGGTTGTAGATCGGGCGATACGCCCTCCAACGATGAGGCAAAACAGATTGCTGTTTCCTGGGAATTAGTAAGTAATTTCACTGAAATCGAAACTGGCTTCGATGCTCGCTTTACGCTTACTAACAAAAGCGATTTTTTGCTGACAGATACCAATTGGGCCTTATTTTTCAATATGTCGCCCCGACCTATTGTCCAGACCAAGGACTCGCAGCCAGCTACGGTCCATCACATCAACGGCGATTGGTACAAACTCACCCCAAACGTAGGATTTAGCCTCAAACCGGGCGCAACTATCGATATCAGATACGAAGGGACAGAAGCCGTCAATAAGCTTACCGATGCGCCTATGGGCCTTTATTTCGTTTTTTACGATAAGGAAGGTAAGGAACAAAACATCGTTCAGGTAGCGAATTATAGCGTTAAGCCCTTCACGAAAAAGGAACAAATACTGCGTGGTAAAATCGATCTGGAGCCCCTTCCGACGCCTGAGCATACCTATCAGACTAACCTGGCAGCTTCCTTGCTTCCTGCCGATAAACTTCAGAAGATCATCCCCTCACCTGCCAAGTTGACACCGGGTACAGGTACCCTGGCACTCAGTTCATCGCTTCCGATTTATGCCGAAAAAGGTCTCGAAAGTGAAGCCCATTTCCTGAGTCAGAAATTAAAATCGCTGACCGGCAAAGACTTTTCGATAAGCAGCGGAACGGGCAAAGGAATTACACTCAAAGTAGGCAAAGTCAGTGTCAACGGGGTGACGAAAGAAGCCTATCAGCTTGGCATCGATGGCAACGGTGTTTCCATTGCGGGCAGCGACGCAGCAGGTGTATTCTATGGCGTACAGAGTCTACTGGCGCTGATTCCGACCTCAACCTATCTGAAGCCCTCTGACAATATTGCCCTGAATTACGTACAGGTTGAAGACGCTCCCCGATTTGAATTCCGGGGTATGCACCTGGATGTTAGCCGGAATTTCCAGACGAAAGAAACCATCTTGCGCCTGCTTGATTTACTGGCCTTCTATAAGGTTAATAAGTTTCTGTTTTACACAACGGAAGATGAAGGCTGGCGACTCGAAATCGACGGTTTGCCTGAGTTAACCCAGGTTGGCGCGCAACGGGAGCACACGTCGGGGAAAGAGACGGCTGTTTTGCATCCAGCGTATGGTTCAGGCCCCAAAGCCTACGACGAGGGCAAACATGGTAGTGGCTTCTACACCAAAGCCGACTTTATCGAAATCCTGAAATACGCGAAGGAGCGCCATATCAAAGTTATTCCCGAACTGAATTTACCAGGTCACGCACGAGCTGCGATCAAATCGATGGAAGCCCGGTATGAACGCCTGATGAAGGAGGGCAAAGAAAAAGAAGCGAATGAATATCGGCTCATCGACCCCGACGACAAATCGGTTTATCTGTCGGCACAGGGTTACACCGATAATGTGGTCAGCGTTGGGCGAGAATCCACCTATCATTTCTACGAAAAAGTAGTCGACGAGATTACGAAAATGTACAAGGAAGCTGGTCTTCCGATGGATGTCATGCATGCCGGTGGCGATGAAGTGCCGGAAGGTGTCTGGACAAAATCCCCCATTGCAGCCAAGCTGTTGAAAGAAAATCCGTCCATCAAGGACCCTAAAAATTTACAGGCTTATTTCTTCGGCAAACTTCGGGAGCGGCTCGCCAAACGCAACCTGGAAGTACACGCCTGGGAAGAAGCCGTACTGGTCAAAGCGGCTGATGGTAAACTAGTACTGAACCCTGAATTTGTAGGAAAAGGCGTCGTGCCTTACGTATGGAACAATCTGTTCGACATTGATCTCGGCAATCGAATGGCGAATGCAGGCTACCCGGTGGTATTGTGCAACGTATCGAACTTTTACTTCGATATGTCGTATAACAATGATCCGCAGGAGCCAGGTCTCTATTGGGCAGGTTACGTAGACACGCGAAACAACTGGGCGTTTGCTCCTTTCGATATGTTTAAGACCACCTACAAAACATCGATGGGTAAGCCACTTAGCTTCGACGGTCTACAGAAAATGAAACCCGAAGCCCGTAAAAACATCCGGGGTGTTGAATCGCAGCTCTGGAGTGAAACCGTGAAAGGGCGCGACATGGCTGAATACGATATTCTACCTAAACTATTGGGTTTTGCCGAAAGCGCCTGGGCTCCACAGCGCCCGTGGGAAACCATCGAAAACCGACCAGCCCGCGAAAAGTCGATGAATACAGGCTGGAATGTGTTCGCCAATACGCTTGCTCAGAAAGACTTACCCCGACTGGCCACGCTCAATGGCGGCTATAACTATCGACTACCACTACCAGGTGCTATCATCGAACAAGGAATGCTGAAAGCTAATATCGAACTGCCGGGCCTTGCTATTCGGTATACGACGAATGGTACCGAGCCTACTGCCCAATCTCCTTTGTACACAGGCCCCGTTAAGGTTTCGGGCACGGTAAAACTAAAAAGCTTCGATGCGTCGGGTCGGTCGAGCCGGTCAGCAATTATTACTGTCAATCAATAA
- a CDS encoding MFS transporter: protein MNRNTLIVVLILLIFFVISFLTNILGPIIPDLVDSFQLSIGLAGFLPFAFFVAYSVSMPSGLLVEKYREKPVLLGAFFLAFLGALLFALVPRFSIALVSLFSIGVGMAMLQVVINPLLRVAGGEAHFAFNSVLAQLFSGAASFISPFLYSYFVLNLHTANTSFPIALLNRVVPVHLEWVSLYWVFALTTLLMIVVVGVIKFPNVELKDDEKIEVGGTLLELLRDKTVLLFFAGIFAYVGTEQGIANWISKFLQLYHGVDPATTGAEVVAYFWGLMTVGCILGLVLLKLADSRKVLMLFTFGAVIALLIGLFGPKDWAIYALPTTGFFASVMWSIIFSLALNSVPQHHGTFSGILCTGIVGGALVPLIIGGLAELIGLRWAMLILLLTLGYIFSIGIWAKPLVTNATIKSVKDLFK from the coding sequence ATGAACCGAAATACCCTGATTGTCGTCCTGATTCTGTTAATATTCTTCGTCATCTCGTTTCTGACGAATATTCTCGGGCCCATCATCCCTGACCTGGTCGATAGTTTCCAGTTGAGTATTGGTCTGGCGGGGTTTCTGCCGTTTGCCTTTTTTGTGGCGTATAGCGTGTCGATGCCATCGGGGTTATTAGTCGAAAAATACCGAGAAAAACCGGTCTTGCTCGGAGCCTTTTTTCTGGCTTTTCTGGGGGCGCTTTTGTTCGCGCTCGTTCCTCGCTTTTCGATTGCACTGGTATCTCTTTTTTCGATTGGTGTCGGAATGGCGATGTTGCAGGTCGTCATTAATCCGTTGCTGCGGGTGGCGGGTGGTGAGGCCCATTTTGCCTTTAATTCTGTACTGGCGCAGCTTTTTTCGGGCGCAGCTTCGTTTATCAGCCCGTTTTTATACAGCTATTTCGTCCTCAATCTGCATACGGCCAACACTAGTTTTCCCATTGCGCTACTCAACCGGGTTGTGCCTGTTCATCTGGAGTGGGTGTCGCTTTACTGGGTATTTGCCCTTACCACGCTGCTCATGATTGTGGTGGTTGGGGTGATTAAATTCCCCAACGTTGAACTGAAAGATGACGAAAAAATAGAAGTTGGCGGTACGCTGCTTGAGCTACTTCGTGACAAAACGGTGCTCTTATTTTTCGCGGGTATTTTCGCCTATGTTGGAACAGAGCAGGGTATTGCTAATTGGATTTCTAAATTCCTTCAACTCTATCATGGTGTCGACCCAGCCACAACCGGCGCCGAAGTAGTGGCTTATTTTTGGGGGCTGATGACGGTAGGCTGTATTTTGGGTCTGGTCTTACTAAAACTAGCCGACAGCCGTAAAGTACTGATGTTGTTTACGTTCGGTGCCGTTATTGCCTTATTGATTGGTTTGTTTGGCCCCAAAGACTGGGCTATTTATGCCTTACCGACAACCGGTTTTTTTGCCTCCGTTATGTGGTCGATCATTTTTTCGCTCGCCCTTAATTCCGTTCCGCAGCATCACGGCACATTTTCGGGTATCCTGTGTACCGGAATCGTTGGTGGTGCCCTGGTGCCGTTGATCATTGGGGGCCTGGCCGAACTAATCGGACTCCGTTGGGCCATGCTGATTTTGTTGCTTACCTTAGGTTACATTTTCAGCATTGGCATCTGGGCGAAACCGCTGGTTACGAATGCGACAATTAAAAGTGTAAAGGACCTATTTAAGTAG
- the pafA gene encoding alkaline phosphatase PafA encodes MKKVFFLVGFTTLTFWAAAQSPGTTKPVRKSPPLAGPKLVVGIVVDQMRYDYLYRFYNKYSEGGFKRLLNEGFNCRNNHYHYAHTVTAAGHAAVYTGSLPAINGIIGNEWYDSFAQKSVYCVEDNTVQTVGSTNASVGRMSPRNLLTSTITDQLRIVTQFRSKTIGVAIKDRGSILPAGHAASGAYWYDSKTGNWVTSTFYRPELPTWLTELNAQKLPAQYVKRNWNTLLPIAEYTESTPDDQPYESKLPGASKPVFPYELVSQAGDAFGAVMSTPWGNTMTKDVAIAAIKGENMGKGPVTDFLAISFSTPDRIGHAFGPNSVEEEDIYLRLDLEFADLFSFLDKWTGKGNYSVFLTADHGVMDVPAFWQQHHLPAGLIDAKAISNTVKKSLTDAFGSGDYLQASENYQLYLNHALLKEKKITVDAAYDVIREALLPMPGIADVVNLRSLYTTNLNTHLLDLYRNMLHAKRSGDIQLITEPGWIANGGTGTDHGSPYHYDTHVPFVLYGWGITKGETLRYTTVADIAPTIASLLHILPPSGTVGNAVQEALKH; translated from the coding sequence ATGAAAAAAGTGTTCTTCTTAGTTGGCTTTACTACGCTCACGTTCTGGGCAGCAGCTCAATCTCCCGGAACAACAAAGCCCGTTCGTAAATCGCCCCCGTTAGCTGGTCCCAAATTAGTCGTTGGCATTGTGGTCGATCAGATGCGCTACGATTATCTGTATCGGTTTTATAACAAATACAGCGAAGGCGGTTTTAAGCGCTTACTAAATGAAGGATTTAACTGTCGAAATAACCACTATCACTACGCCCATACTGTAACAGCCGCTGGCCACGCTGCTGTTTATACCGGCTCGTTACCAGCGATCAATGGTATTATCGGGAATGAATGGTATGACTCGTTCGCGCAGAAGTCGGTGTATTGTGTAGAAGACAACACGGTACAAACGGTAGGAAGTACAAACGCCAGCGTCGGTCGGATGTCGCCCCGGAATTTATTAACCAGCACCATCACCGATCAGCTTCGGATTGTGACTCAATTCCGGTCTAAAACCATTGGAGTGGCCATTAAAGATCGCGGTTCTATTTTGCCCGCAGGTCATGCTGCTTCAGGCGCTTATTGGTACGATTCGAAAACCGGAAATTGGGTAACGAGTACCTTTTACCGACCCGAGCTCCCAACCTGGTTAACCGAACTCAACGCCCAAAAACTCCCCGCCCAGTACGTAAAACGAAACTGGAATACGCTGTTGCCCATCGCCGAATACACCGAAAGTACCCCCGACGATCAGCCGTATGAAAGCAAATTACCGGGTGCCTCAAAACCCGTATTTCCGTACGAACTGGTGAGTCAGGCAGGTGATGCGTTTGGAGCGGTCATGTCTACCCCCTGGGGCAACACCATGACGAAAGACGTTGCGATTGCCGCCATAAAAGGAGAAAATATGGGCAAAGGTCCTGTAACTGATTTTCTGGCCATTAGCTTCTCTACACCCGACCGTATTGGTCATGCGTTTGGCCCCAACTCGGTAGAAGAGGAAGATATTTACCTTCGGCTTGATCTGGAATTTGCGGACCTTTTTTCCTTTCTGGACAAGTGGACTGGCAAGGGCAACTACAGCGTATTTTTAACCGCCGATCACGGCGTCATGGATGTTCCTGCGTTCTGGCAACAGCATCATTTGCCAGCTGGGCTAATAGACGCCAAAGCTATTTCCAATACCGTCAAAAAATCGTTGACCGATGCCTTCGGCAGTGGCGATTACCTGCAGGCAAGTGAGAACTACCAACTTTATCTCAACCATGCCCTGTTGAAAGAGAAAAAGATTACGGTCGATGCTGCGTATGACGTAATTCGGGAAGCACTGCTACCCATGCCGGGCATTGCCGATGTGGTTAATTTGCGCAGTCTGTATACGACTAATTTGAATACGCATTTACTGGATCTGTACCGAAATATGCTCCATGCCAAACGTAGTGGTGATATTCAACTGATTACAGAACCCGGCTGGATTGCCAATGGCGGCACGGGTACTGATCACGGGTCGCCTTATCATTACGATACACACGTTCCGTTCGTTTTGTACGGCTGGGGTATTACGAAAGGCGAAACGCTCCGGTACACAACCGTCGCCGATATTGCGCCTACCATTGCGTCTTTATTGCATATTTTACCGCCGAGTGGTACCGTTGGCAATGCCGTACAGGAAGCGCTAAAGCACTAA
- a CDS encoding AraC family transcriptional regulator, whose amino-acid sequence MHKIILLIDFAEEYSKSLLKGITKYSREYGPWVFCRMPLFHRETMGINGILNWALEWEADGIIGQLYNEESIQKITEAGIPLIAQDFKERFTEIPNITGAHQETGAIAADYFLKKGFKNFAFYGFTDIVWSRERAEGFEESVSKAGYKVHYFENQNARESEIELWFYKPSSLSQWLLSLPKPIAIMACDDRLGQHITEACRHSGIRIPEEVAVLGVDNDEMICELSDPPLSSIAQDAEKGGYDAARLLDRMIRKETASFYDIVVRPTQVITRQSTDIYATHDDFIASSLKYIHQNIDKNLQVDEVVKQVPLSRRSLEMRFQHVIGYPIYKYIQNLRIEKFSKKLLETDLTVFEIAMELGLNDSKNISRQFRQVKGCTPLEYRNRYLAGK is encoded by the coding sequence ATGCACAAGATTATTTTGTTGATCGATTTCGCGGAGGAGTATAGTAAGAGTCTGCTAAAAGGCATCACTAAATACTCGCGCGAATATGGTCCCTGGGTATTCTGCCGAATGCCGCTTTTCCACCGGGAAACGATGGGGATCAATGGTATTTTAAACTGGGCACTCGAATGGGAAGCCGACGGTATTATTGGTCAGCTTTACAACGAAGAGAGTATCCAGAAAATCACCGAAGCAGGCATTCCTCTCATTGCGCAAGACTTTAAAGAACGGTTTACGGAGATTCCGAATATAACGGGTGCCCACCAGGAAACTGGAGCCATAGCCGCCGATTATTTCTTAAAGAAAGGCTTCAAAAACTTTGCCTTTTATGGCTTTACCGACATCGTCTGGTCGAGGGAGCGAGCTGAAGGATTCGAAGAAAGCGTTTCCAAAGCAGGCTATAAGGTTCATTACTTTGAGAATCAGAACGCCCGCGAAAGTGAAATCGAACTCTGGTTCTACAAACCTAGTTCGTTGAGCCAATGGCTCCTGTCGTTGCCCAAACCCATTGCCATTATGGCCTGCGATGACCGGTTAGGGCAGCATATAACCGAAGCCTGTCGGCACTCAGGCATTCGAATTCCAGAAGAGGTGGCCGTACTGGGTGTGGATAATGATGAAATGATCTGTGAGCTTTCAGACCCACCCCTATCCAGCATTGCGCAAGATGCCGAGAAAGGTGGTTATGATGCGGCCCGCCTGCTCGACCGTATGATTCGGAAAGAAACCGCTAGTTTCTATGACATCGTTGTTCGACCAACGCAGGTGATCACCCGACAGTCGACCGATATTTATGCGACACACGATGATTTCATTGCCTCTTCGTTGAAGTACATTCACCAGAATATCGACAAAAATCTTCAGGTCGATGAAGTGGTAAAGCAGGTGCCGTTGTCACGACGATCGCTGGAAATGCGGTTTCAGCACGTGATTGGCTACCCCATCTACAAATACATCCAGAATCTGCGCATCGAGAAATTTTCCAAAAAACTACTGGAAACCGACCTGACCGTTTTTGAGATTGCAATGGAGCTTGGTCTTAACGACAGTAAAAACATTTCCCGGCAATTTCGTCAGGTTAAGGGCTGTACTCCGCTCGAATACCGGAATCGGTACCTGGCAGGAAAGTAA
- a CDS encoding ROK family protein: MTIGVDLGGTNVRAGLVRDGSIVHQMSGLLHQKESLSSTLSQLIELIRPLTESSVSSIGIGVPSVVDVNRGIVYNVANIPSWKEVALRDILEEEFSIPVFVNNDVNCFTLGEHQFGLAQSYQSVVGMSIGTGLGSGLIIDNQLFVGSNCGAGEIGLLPYRDKNFEYYASAEFFEAIHGTTALEASQAAQLGDENALNLWTEFGRHFGWAIKAVLYAYDPEVIVLGGSIAKAYPFFKAGMLESMQDFAYPMTLKRLKIFQSKKEGIALLGAAALVDQRERV; encoded by the coding sequence ATGACTATTGGGGTCGACTTAGGAGGAACCAACGTGCGGGCCGGGCTTGTGCGAGATGGATCGATTGTCCACCAAATGAGTGGTCTGTTACACCAAAAAGAATCACTTTCCTCTACATTATCACAACTTATTGAGCTTATTCGCCCCCTGACAGAATCGTCGGTAAGCAGTATTGGCATTGGCGTTCCCTCTGTGGTTGATGTGAATCGGGGCATTGTCTACAACGTGGCCAACATTCCTTCCTGGAAAGAAGTGGCCCTTCGCGATATTCTGGAAGAAGAGTTTTCGATACCTGTATTCGTGAATAACGATGTAAACTGTTTCACCCTCGGCGAGCACCAGTTTGGTCTGGCCCAATCGTACCAATCGGTCGTTGGGATGTCGATCGGAACCGGGCTTGGCTCAGGTCTTATCATCGACAATCAGCTGTTTGTTGGCTCAAACTGCGGAGCGGGTGAAATTGGCCTCCTTCCGTATCGGGATAAAAATTTCGAGTATTACGCTTCGGCTGAGTTTTTTGAAGCCATACACGGCACAACGGCCCTGGAGGCTAGTCAGGCTGCGCAACTGGGCGACGAGAATGCCTTAAATCTCTGGACTGAATTTGGTCGTCACTTTGGCTGGGCTATCAAAGCCGTCCTTTACGCCTACGATCCAGAAGTCATTGTACTGGGAGGCTCCATCGCGAAAGCGTACCCATTCTTTAAAGCGGGGATGCTGGAGAGTATGCAGGACTTCGCTTATCCAATGACACTCAAGCGACTTAAGATTTTCCAATCGAAAAAAGAAGGAATCGCTCTGCTCGGTGCTGCGGCTCTAGTTGACCAACGGGAGCGCGTTTAG
- a CDS encoding DegT/DnrJ/EryC1/StrS family aminotransferase, producing the protein MGQLAIQGGPKSVTKTFPWPIYDETEVQAVANIVRSGQWGNPDCADEVARFEQAFAAYCGSKYAVSCVNGSVSLRLALIACGLRPGDEVIVPPYTFIATASVVLEINCVPVFVDIDPDTYNLDPARIEAAITEKTRAIIPVHFAGLACDMDAILTIAQRHNLRVIEDAAHAHGAEYKGRKLGSIGDAGSFSFQSSKNLTSGEGGIVITNDDALYEAMNSLRNVGRSPSGQWYDHFNPGCNYRITQLQAVLLSEQLKRLDEQTITRNENGLYLNGLLADIEGVTPLSRGEVAIRHCYHLYIFKYDKTKFGQLPKKDFVAMLSAEGVPCSGGYPHPLYKQPVFQQKNFMCYAIPDSVDYTQVNCPEAERACADEAVWVFQHAMLGTREDMESFARAIRKIQLYTRASARV; encoded by the coding sequence ATGGGGCAATTAGCCATACAGGGTGGACCAAAATCGGTTACTAAAACCTTTCCCTGGCCCATCTACGACGAAACTGAAGTACAGGCCGTAGCTAACATCGTGCGAAGTGGACAGTGGGGCAATCCTGATTGTGCCGATGAAGTTGCCCGCTTTGAGCAAGCATTTGCAGCCTATTGCGGGAGCAAATACGCCGTGAGTTGTGTTAACGGTTCGGTATCGCTCCGGCTGGCATTAATCGCCTGCGGTCTTCGTCCCGGCGACGAAGTCATTGTGCCGCCTTATACGTTTATCGCCACGGCTTCGGTAGTGCTGGAGATAAATTGCGTGCCGGTTTTCGTGGATATTGATCCCGACACCTACAACCTCGATCCGGCCCGTATTGAAGCCGCCATTACGGAGAAAACCAGGGCTATCATTCCCGTTCATTTTGCCGGTTTAGCCTGCGATATGGATGCGATTCTGACTATTGCCCAACGACACAATCTGCGCGTTATTGAAGATGCAGCCCATGCGCATGGAGCCGAGTATAAAGGCCGAAAACTTGGTTCCATTGGCGATGCAGGTAGCTTCAGTTTTCAGTCGTCCAAAAACCTCACGAGTGGCGAAGGCGGGATCGTAATTACAAATGATGATGCGCTGTATGAAGCCATGAATTCGCTCCGGAATGTTGGCCGCTCGCCGAGTGGACAGTGGTACGATCATTTTAATCCAGGGTGCAATTACCGTATTACCCAACTTCAGGCTGTGCTCCTTTCTGAACAATTGAAACGCCTTGATGAGCAAACCATTACCCGAAACGAGAATGGTCTGTACCTGAATGGTTTGCTCGCGGATATTGAAGGCGTTACGCCCTTAAGCCGGGGTGAGGTAGCCATTCGGCATTGCTATCACCTGTATATTTTCAAGTACGACAAAACTAAATTCGGTCAACTACCAAAGAAGGACTTTGTGGCCATGTTATCGGCCGAAGGAGTTCCCTGTTCGGGTGGTTATCCGCATCCGTTGTATAAACAGCCGGTGTTTCAGCAGAAGAATTTTATGTGCTACGCCATCCCTGACTCAGTCGATTATACGCAGGTAAATTGCCCGGAAGCCGAGCGAGCCTGTGCCGACGAGGCTGTGTGGGTTTTCCAGCACGCTATGCTGGGTACCCGAGAAGATATGGAATCGTTTGCCAGGGCGATTCGGAAAATTCAGCTGTACACACGGGCTTCAGCCCGTGTATGA